The following proteins come from a genomic window of Populus alba chromosome 12, ASM523922v2, whole genome shotgun sequence:
- the LOC118029006 gene encoding probable xyloglucan 6-xylosyltransferase 5, whose protein sequence is MGLDNFTAQKRASGGGAAGGLPTTTANGRARTMFSRGRQINKTFNNIKITILCGFVTILVLRGTIGIGNLGSSDADAVNKNLIEETNRVLKEIRSDNDPDDPADLDINPNATYTLGPKISNWDQERKVWLSQNPEFPNSVNGKPRILLLTGSPPNPCDNSIGDHYLLKGIKNKIDYCRIHGIEIVYNMAHLDKELAGYWAKLPMIRRLMLSHPEIEWIWWLDSDAMFTDMVFQIPLSKYDKHNLVIHGYPDLLFDQKSWIALNTGSFLFRNCQWSLDLLDAWAPMGPKGPIREEAGKILTANLKGRPAFEADDQSALIYLLLSQKDQWMDKVYIENQYYLHGYWAGLVDRYEEMIEKYHPGLGDERWPFVTHFVGCKPCGSYGDYPVERCLRSMERAFNFADNQVLKLYGFGHRGLLSPKIKRIRNETVTPLEYVDQFDIRRPVHGNSGSRS, encoded by the coding sequence ATGGGACTAGACAACTTCACTGCTCAAAAGAGAGCTAGCGGCGGTGGAGCAGCTGGAGGCTTACCCACAACCACCGCCAACGGAAGAGCTCGTACAATGTTTTCACGGGGGAGGCAGATCAACAAGACATTCAACAACATCAAAATCACAATCCTCTGCGGCTTCGTTACCATCCTCGTCCTACGTGGTACTATCGGCATTGGAAACCTCGGTAGCTCCGACGCTGACGCTGTGAACAAGAATCTAATCGAAGAGACAAATCGGGTCCTGAAAGAGATCCGATCCGACAACGACCCTGATGATCCTGCCGACTTGGATATCAACCCCAATGCCACCTACACTTTAGGCCCCAAAATATCCAATTGGGACCAGGAACGCAAGGTATGGTTGAGTCAAAACCCAGAATTTCCAAATTCTGTCAATGGCAAGCCTCGGATTTTGCTCTTAACCGGGTCTCCACCGAACCCGTGTGATAACTCGATTGGAGATCATTATTTGTTAAAAGGTATAAAGAATAAGATTGATTATTGTAGGATTCATGGGATTGAGATCGTTTATAATATGGCTCATTTAGACAAGGAACTTGCGGGGTATTGGGCGAAATTGCCAATGATCAGGAGATTGATGTTGTCCCACCCTGAAATCGAATGGATTTGGTGGTTGGATAGTGATGCAATGTTTACTGATATGGTGTTTCAGATCCCCTTATCCAAGTATGATAAGCATAATTTGGTGATTCATGGCTATCCTGATTTGTTGTTTGACCAGAAGTCTTGGATTGCCTTGAATACTGGgagttttttgtttagaaattgtCAGTGGAGTTTGGATTTGCTTGATGCCTGGGCTCCCATGGGTCCTAAAGGGCCCATTAGAGAGGAGGCTGGCAAGATTTTGACTGCCAATTTGAAGGGAAGGCCAGCATTTGAGGCAGATGATCAGTCAGCTTTGATCTACTTGTTGCTTTCGCAGAAGGATCAGTGGATGGATAAGGTTTATATTGAGAATCAGTATTATTTGCACGGGTATTGGGCAGGTTTGGTGGATCGGTATGAGGAGATGATTGAAAAGTATCATCCAGGATTGGGTGATGAGAGGTGGCCATTTGTTACCCATTTTGTTGGGTGCAAACCTTGTGGGAGCTATGGGGATTATCCAGTTGAGCGGTGCTTGAGAAGCATGGAGAGAGCTTTCAATTTTGCTGATAACCAGGTCCTTAAGCTGTATGGATTTGGTCATAGGGGATTGTTAAGCCCTAAGATCAAGAGAATTAGGAATGAGACTGTGACTCCATTGGAGTACGTAGACCAGTTTGACATTCGGCGTCCAGTTCATGGCAACAGTGGATCAAGAAGCTAG
- the LOC140954371 gene encoding uncharacterized protein has product MDIKFTDAYQYCEGFRFQDLLQTQGGFSRDNQLVYGGHNLYGSHGRVDGDDDDVNIRDADEGDGSNVRGVCDEDEDGVPSYHGSTSSPYNYDQIVKRKGFDTPMDPITRKKELCLYGTTEFNNASCGRAIGDILRSNFKGAWHSWEKVDSMCRDELFREFKKKYSFSEEDESIVRNIWEDKARIALNQQLTRARKNAMAKENTTNIIDCLDKGPTWINNDDWNQMIKDVWSTPEFQRRSESARRNRLSQTDGKISTHSGGTVSFASYRANMQEEAGGKEPPWDDVFSALHQSTKQSGSFVDNKSKKVVENYKMEMISKYGTDRENHPSFDGAAWCAASGGVTKGRVYGAPRMPKSIVSPSSSSHSYSVESSYPSSSYRALQEEIKKKDDLIFAMKRQMDSMQEYLVNNLGYHGGTSNIDQGMPSPLTPSIPPHMAPQIMTSMGPTSQPIYRPTPRPLYPDQQYHGSSSQPEP; this is encoded by the exons ATGGACATCAA GTTTACTGATGCATATCAATATTGTGAGGGATTTCGTTTTCAGGATTTGCTTCAAACTCAAGGAGGTTTCTCTCGAGATAACCAACTTGTTTATGGAGGACATAATTTATATGGGAGTCATGGGAgagttgatggtgatgatgatgatgtgaaCATTAGAGATGCAGATGAGGGAGACGGTAGTAATGTGAGAGGTGTATGTGATGAGGATGAAGATGGTGTTCCATCATATCACGGTTCAACATCTTCTCCATACAATTATGATCAAATTGTGAAAAGGAAGGGTTTTGACACGCCAATGGAtccaataacaagaaaaaaagagctttgTTTGTATGGAACAACAGA GTTCAATAATGCATCATGTGGACGTGCAATTGGAGATATTTTGAGGTCCAATTTTAAGGGAGCATGGCACTCTTGGGAAAAAGTAGATTCCATGTGCAGGGATGAACTTTTTAGAGAGTTTAAG aaaaaatattccttttCTGAGGAAGATGAGTCGATTGTTCGTAATATTTGGGAAGATAAGGCTAGGATAGCTTTGAATCAACAATTGACACGAGCTCGCAAGAATGCCATGgcaaaagaaaacacaacaaatattatagattgcCTTGATAAAGGTCCTACCTGGATAAACAATGATGATTGGAATCAAATGATCAAAGATGTTTGGTCCACCCCTGAATTTCAAAGGAGGTCTGAATCTGCTAGGAGGAATCGATTATCCCAAACAGATGGCAAAATAAGCACTCATTCTGGAGGAACGGTGTCATTTGCATCATATCGAGCTAACATg CAAGAGGAAGCTGGTGGAAAAGAACCTCCATGGGATGATGTCTTTTCAGCTTTGCATCAAAGTACCAAGCAGTCTGGTAGCTTCGTCGATAACAAGTCAAAAAAAGTGgtt gaaaattataaaatggagATGATTTCAAAGTATGGAACTGATcgggaaaatcatccttcattTGATGGAGCAGCTTGGTGTGCGGCTTCAGGAGGAGTTACAAAGGGTAGGGTATATGGTGCACCTCGTATGCCAAAATCTATAGTTAGTCCAAGCTCTTCATCACATTCCTACTCGGTGGAGTCATCATATCCCAGTTCATCATATCGAGCATTGCAAgaggagataaagaaaaaagatgatttgatttttgcaATGAAACGGCAGATGGATTCCATGCAAGAATATCTTGTGAACAATCTTGGATATCATGGCGGGACATCAAATATTGATCAAGGTATGCCATCACCTTTGACTCCATCAATACCGCCACATATGGCTCCTCAAATAATGACATCTATGGGTCCCACATCTCAACCAATTTATCGACCTACACCTCGACCTTTATATCCTGATCAACAATATCATGGTTCGTCTTCGCAACCAGAACCATAA